From the genome of Tenrec ecaudatus isolate mTenEca1 chromosome 1, mTenEca1.hap1, whole genome shotgun sequence:
ATTATATTAAAATAACGGCCATCAACATATAAAAAGGATGACTACATAATAGACAATAAAGTTAGATCTTTATGAATATATTAATTAACAATGTGTAACAGCGGGTCTACAAACTACTCAGTAGTGATAACCGTAAGTGATATATTGAGATCTGAAAGAAATATAAAGCAATACAACCTCTCTTGtattattcatatattattattaaaggAATACAAGTTGTCTTGTATTATCAATGTATCATTGGGTTTCTATTAGTGACAACGTCACAGGTACTGCTTTACTATCATGGTTTGTATTtggtgcctgtggtagttacataacctggcatcaacttgagagtattaagagtgaaggggtggagtttagtctgtcgatCTGGTCACAGTTTAATGATCTCATTTGGccttatggagataaatagctctctgtaggtgggacacacatactctctgcttggtatttctgatgacaagacacatggagctatactagagtcctggagttggaggagccacgtggaaacatatgccagcactgagatgcttccaccaccactggatccacaagattttccactcactggcctgtgatcttcctgtatttggcattattgcatgtgctgcatgagtctcaagaggaatttattgattggtatcagacatatgggctaatattggacttatggacttgatctggactgggctgggatgttttctcaatattcaattttctcttgtatataaagccctttcttttacacatatgagtgtctacaaatttgtttctctagtcaacccggactaacacagtacctattctcataatttaaaaaaatgctaaATTTTGTTTAGAAgttagtaaaaaaaaatttagaaacccccccgccccctccccccccaccattcACCTACTTCCACAGAAGAACCTGCCTGACAGAGGCTGTCTGAGGATCTATTGGCACGCTGGGGTCCATGTCTTTGGTGGTGCTAACAGTTAGTGCTAAGCTGGAAACAGGAAGGTCGGAAGTTGGAGTTCTCCCAGAGGTTTGGGTCTGCCATAGCAGGAGACAGGTGTGGTGATCTccttggggaggggggtgcagcGGGAGGGATAAGTTGTGGGaattctatggagcacagttttcCTCTGACATGCGTGGGGCTGTCTTACTTTAGAATCCATGATAGCAGCTGGTCATTGGTGGGTCGCCTTGTGTCACCCAGCTCTGCGCCCCTCCCCACCGAATCGTCTCCATCTTTGTTTGTGGAGTTAAGTGGGAGGGGATTGAGTCTGTCCTCATTCTCCCAGGATAGGAAACTCCCATAACTCAAGACCTGGTCTGGAGTTTTGTTCTCCAACTGCAGGCTGAGGAGGATTTTCCGAGCGGCCCCTTCTATGCAGCAGGGGGATCTGGGAATTAGCCAACCCTGGGGACCCAGCTGTGTCAGAGGAAATCTCCAGAAAACGGAGGGCTGCGAGCTGAGTTGGTTAAGGGAACGCCAAGGAGAGACGTAGCCCAGGGAAATGACGTCACTCATGCTCTCAGTCCTGAGGACAGGGAACTGAGACCAGACGCTCAGACTGGCAGCTACTCGGCCCAGCCAGTCCCCGGAAGGGAACGCTCTTTGCACGTTGATCTGGGCGTGGGAAGGTCTCCACCTGCCCACTGGAAGAGCCGCTGGCTTCCTCCAGCAGAACCCCAAGGCCCATGTGCTTTCCTGCATTGTGATGTAACCGGGCAGGAAGCCCAGCAACGGTGACGTCGCAGACAGGGAAAACCCTGAACTGCAAACTCAGGACTTGCCCTgacagagaaggaggaggaggaggaagggctgGGGTTTCTTCTGGGTTGCATCTGGCTGCCCTTGAGAGTCTCGGGGCACACAGATCTTCACCCTCCTCATGTGGCTCCCTGCTGGCCCAGGGGGAAACCATGGGATCACAGAATCAAGAAGGTTAAGCTGaaaaagatttcaggaaacaatattaaaaatggaattcTCCTATGTGGAAAAGGATCCAGAGATGTGAAGTGATCTCCCCAAGACCATAGCATGCAATGAAGGTGCGGTGCGAGCCAGAACTCCCAGGTCAAATTCATCTCCTGGGGTGTCATCGCCTTGGCCCTTGTACTGTCCTGTTGCCAATTCATCTCCCGTGGCTCCTATACAAGACATGTCGCTCCAAGCCAACCACCCAGAAGAAGAGACTGTAGGCTTTGCCACCCCAGCTCATCTCCTTTCTGAATGTCCTGTGTTTCCCCTCATGCCTTCGCCCTGTCCCTTACTGGCACCTTGGCCCATTTGAATCCCGCCCTTCCTTCAAGGCTAAGCTCACACTCTCCCCTGTGGCATCTTCCCTGGCTGTTCCCAACCGAAAAGCTGCCTTCTTACTTCATGCCCCTTGGCACTTACTTTGTGTGCACTGGTTATCcgactactgactttgtggtcatGCAAGCAAAcacttgcccccctcccccctcactctGCAATGACACTGTCAGCTCCCAGGGCTTAGGTACCCCACTCAGGCACCTGTGTCTCCCCAAAGCATCCAATACAGTGGCATGGACATGGTGGGTCTTTAGTAAATGCTTAGTGAAATTCAGGCTTTAGAACTCGAGCCGAGACAGGGAGTGATCAAAGTTGCTCCAGAGGTTTACATCAATATGCATAGCTAGAAAATCCTCCCGCCAACTCAACttgtcattttctttttgaaacaccGAGTGCCTGGAAGGTGTAAGAGCTTGTCTTGGGCCACTCAAGATGACCCTGAATGTTGGGGCTGAGAAAGTGACAGATGGTGTCCCTGCTGACTTTCAAGGCCATGTGATTCTCAACGTTAACCGTCTCTGTGGTCTTTCCATTGCAGAGGCGCTTCTTCTTTTAGAAGTGTGAAGGGAAAAGCTTGCCTCAGTCTCGTTCGCAAGGGAAGCATCCACCAGAGAATGACACTCGACTGAATTCAACTTCTGGGTTTGCCTTTCCCCAGGTTAGATAGGACCATGATCAACTTACTTCCCCTCTCTAAGCCATAGTTTCCTCCTTTATAAAATGAGGGAATTAGATGGACACATAAGACCCATGCATTGTCCAGGCTCTACAGGGAAGATATTTATGGAGGCAGAACCCATCTGTGCCCCTCACTAGTTAAATCACGGGGCGTGTTCATTGCAGCCAGGTGTCCTCTTGTAAAAGGGGCCACCTTTCCAATGGCAGAGAAGCGTCCTCGAACTGTAGTTTTGTCTTTGTGTAAAAACATGGAGGTGGGGGCAGAATTATAAAAGTGCGTCAATAATTTGCAGTAATCTCTGGCAATTACTTATAATGTTAAAACAGCCCATTTTTACACAGGATATGAAAACGAATGCTCAGATTTAAGGGAAGTGAATTTCATCATAGTACTGGGGCAGTTGAAAAGTTTCTGATTTGCGGATGGGTTTTAACGATTCATTATTTGCTTTGCAAATTCCGTAACTACCCCCATTCTGTCTGTTGCTTTTAAGATACATCCTCCGGCAGATGGTATTGCTCATGATCGAGTGGAATTATCCCAATTGTTCCGGGCTGCTGGGCAGTGTCAGTGTGAGAGACGCTCACTGTGCACGCAGGGTTGAACATGCTAGCAAGGCTCTCCAGCAGGAGGGCTGGTGGACTGTTCTCCAGTTAAGCACTCTCCTGTACACGGAGCAGAAGAACTTGAATCCTGTTCTCTGGCATCCCCACCTCAAGGCCCAGTCCCCTCCCAGGTCCCTCTGTCCCTCAAGGACACACCATTAATGAAGTGAGTACTGGGTTCCAAATTAGGAGATCCCGTTTCAAGCCCCCATTTTGTGACTAAGTGTTGCCTTGGGGCTTCTTTGGGCCCCAGCATCATCCCTTCAGTCAGGAGCGCAGAGCGAGGTGCCGTTTCTTGAGCGGAGTACCACTACTTTGTCTGGGGACCTTGTGCTGGCTGTGCGGCCTCCTAAGCTTCAGTTTTTTCATCTGAAAAACGTTATAAGTCCTATATCACACCTATTTATGAAGCACTTCCTATGAGTGAGGTTCCATTTGTAATATAGGATGACAAAACCCCTGCACCCAAGAAGCTTACATTCTTAGTGGCCTTTTAATGAGAATTAAGTAAAACCATGCATATTGCATATGCATTCTTATACATGCATTATATATTGTATCTGtacataatatatatttatgtctGTATATGCATTATAGTTTAAATAAGGTGTAGAACATTTAGCATATGCTTGGCACTTTGCTATAATCCGTCATTATGATAACAAGGATTAGGTTGAACCGTATGGTATTGTCAATATTAGACCATTGTTGACCCAGACAGATGGCAATTGCACGTGGGCCTATCTAAATGTAATTATCTTTGATGACTTCTCTCTCTAAGCTGCACATTTGATCCATTTCCGAATATGTTTttacttatttaaaaaattttaagcccAGCCAGAGTTCTTGACCCCTGCAGCTATTAGTCCAGGGCACACCCGCACTCGCTCCTGGACTGTGCTAGCGCCACCTTCGTGTCCTTCAAGCAGAGTTTCTAATCATGCTGCTTCTGGCGGAAACTCTCCCTCGCATCTAGCTGCTAGATAGAGCCCATGTTCTTTAGTACGGCCAGCCTTACTTCCGACCTCAAACTAGCTTATCCATGCTCCTAGACCCATGCCTCTTTCCTCTAGGCTTGTTAGTACCGATCCGTCCGTCTCGCCTTCCAGAAAACTCTGTAGCTTCAGGATGTAGCataaaaaagattttaaatcATTATCTTCATTCAACGGTCATCTGAGCACTTTGTGGAAGTTGGGACCACGGAAATGAACAAAGAGTTCTCAGGCTTGTGGCGGATACAGATATGTGACCCCAAATGTTTCAACTGTTGGGTGACACACCCAAATCCCAAAGCCATTGTCATTAAGTCAaatctgacccagagtgaccttcTTCAGGGTTTCGTAGGATGTGAAAGCGTTACGGGAGCAGATGGCCCCCTCTCTCTCCCGTGGCACAGTTGGTGCAGTGGAGCTGCCAGCCTTGTGGCTATCAGTCCAACAGTTATCTGACAGGACTGTCCGAGCTCTTTGGCAGTGGTCATAAATAGAGAGTGGTAAGTACAAGGTGAAGCGAATGTCCAGAGATGGGACTGATTAATTTTGCATTGCATGGGAGATCGGGTGTATAAAGAGGCAGACCCGAGCTGGTGTCTGTGCAGAGTATGATATGAGAATTAGTCagtggattaaaaaaataaaatatttaagtacAGGAGTGGGGGgagatgatttttaaagaaaaattcagATTGCATGTGAATAAGTTTAATGCATCGCCACAGGGAGGTTAAAGCAGAAGATTGGGTTCCTCTAGGTTGGTGGAAGGAAATAGACTAGCTTGGGTCTGTGCATACGCTAACTTTCTGGAAGTCTTGACTTCAGGTATTCTTGTCCGTTCATAATTCTCAATTTTACTCTAATCACACTTATGGATGATCAAGAGAAATTGCTCACTTAGTGATGAAAAGATGAGCATGAGCTTATATGGTCCCAGAGATAGTCAGATGAGCTATTTATTCATTGTTTCAACTTTAGTAGACATAATACTGGGCGGAAATCATCTTCATCTTCAGAACACTGTAGGAAGACATTCAGAGCCATTACGGAGAGAGAGCATTCTGATCCAAGAGGCAGAGGAACGCAAACTCACATCCTAAAGCTCGCATTTTGCAGACTTCGAAATGAAAAGCCAGAGAGAATGAAGGCCATGCTGAAGTCATTCTGCTCGCTGTGGAATCTTTGGACTCGAATGGGGAACTTCAGAGTTTGCGGTCTTGGGTAGGAAGAAAGATGCATGGGGATATAATTTCCAAAGCTTGATGATTTTTAAGGAGTTGTCTGGAATACATCTGAGGTGCTTTTAATGAAATCTTGTTCAAAATTTGGTCCTACAAGACAGACCGGGCCCTGTCCAAGAACATCTCCCAGTGTCATTAGGTAGACGAGACAAAGACCCTTGAAACAGGGGGCAGCGGTGAATGATTTAATATGCCACTAAGAAACTCGCTGCTGGAAGTCAGAGAAAGAGGTATTGGTATGGTCCAGAGTCATTAAGGAatgaaagatttgggtccacCTTGAATGGTGGGTGGAGGAAGgagtgcattccatctggtgggAATAGCAATAATGCAGGAAAAGACCGAGAGTGAGCCCATAATTTCTGAGGCTAGGAGGAACCTTGCTAAGGAGAGTTGGATTTTCAGGAGTGGGAAAAATCATCTGCTAAGTTTATCTTCTGGACTGATAACGCTcatttttttccagcaggaaggtgGGGTCAGATGGAGGCACATCCTTGATTCATGGTTACAACCAGTAATCCCCTCCAGCAATGCTTCTTGGGAGAGGAAGGTGTTGGGGTAATCCTACCAGCAATTAATCTGCCTCAGGACCTGAGGAAGTGCGATGCCACCAGAGAAATTCCGAGGGAGTTCCAGCCCTCACCTGCTGGCTCTCACTTCCTTCAGGCTACCTGTATAAATAATTGGGAGCCTCTCAGCTTGAGACAGACTCCCAGAAGACCAGAAGCAGCGGCACTTCTTAAGCTCTGGTAAGAGAATTCTTGATATGCTCTTCTGATGGTTTTGAGGATCAGCCCAACCAGTCTACTCAGATGTGTTCAGCTGGGCAGTTTTCCCATTAGAATGAAACATTTTAAAGGACAGGAATTGTCTGTTTATCTTTGTAGTCCAGTACCTAAAGCAAAATTTAGGTCAAGGGATACTCAAGAAATGCTCCAGGTGGTTCTCATTAATCTCTATTTAATATGTATTGAGGTTCACTATGTGCTAGGTGCATGTATCATGCGTCCATCATTCAATACACATGTCGAAACAAGTTCCTGGGTTGTCAGTTTTGGGGGGGGCCAAGAAAATAAAACTTAGATCGGTGCATCCACCTGCCCAGAGTCATATAGATGTAGGTGAACCACTCATTTTGACTTGCCTGagacttttctcttttaaaacGGAAAGTCTGTGCCCTAAGAACCTTCTCAGACTTGGGCAAACCGTCATGATCAGTGACCTGGCATAGATGGGAAGCGCTAGAGCACGGACTTGGACCTGGTTTTCTTATCTCCAAACCCAGAGTTCTCCCGGACACTGCTGAATTTTCCTTTGTGTATCCCCTTCTTCTAGATGTGCGGTTAAAGTATCTAGCTCACGGCAGCCTGAGTCAGGGGCaaggctctggtggcatagtgggcacacatagggctgtgaactgcaagttCAGGGACTCAACATCGCCAGCCgcttctagggagaaagacggggctttctactcctgtaaagagttaccgtctcaatgATTGGGCTATCGAATTGTATAGTATGATATGTAGATTAGgtcccaataaaagtgttttttaaaaaaagttacagtctcagaaacccatggggacagttctacctcaggtcactatgagctggtatcgactcaatggcagtgagtttggcttgtttcCTTTTGAGAGTGCCCCTATATCAATGTTTCTGCTGCTATTTTATGtcatgggtatattaatttcttatGATAGCTTTGAAGTCTTTGAGAAAAATGTTAGATTtaagtttaaatattttatttatgagCCAAACAGAATTTCTTACAATGATTCACAGTTTGCTGTAAAGAAAGCAAATCCATCAATCATAGTTTCATAAGATACCTCTTGAAAAACTTTACACTTAAAATAGATAAAAACCACATCTATACCATGCGTGTTCTTTCTTTTACCTTGCGTTTCAATAGGGCTCACAACGAATGGCATTGACTTTGTTTAGAATTTTAATAGTTTTCACATTGGTGATTTTTTATTGTTGCCATcctcaagaccagcagttcaaacccaccagccagtccttgggagaaaggtgaggctcagaaacccaacggAGCAGTTCaattctgccctagagggtcattccgagtcaggatcaactcagtggcagtgggttttattgccaggttattatatatttttattttaaaattcaacagATATGATCATGGGCCTCATTCTGAGCAGACTTGCCTCACACAGAAATGAGCTCTGCCACTGCAGTTCTCTTTCTTTGGGGATTGCTCACTTTGCCTCTGGCCTCTGCTGCCTGGCCAGGAAAGAGCCTGCTCTTGGCTGCATGCAGGAGTGCCTGACCACAGCTGTCCTTCAGAGGGCACTGTGGAGCCCAAGACGACCAGGAGGGAGAAGTGCTGGTGGAAATGGGCTGAGGGCCCAGTAGGACTTGCCTTTCCCTGGCAGCAGGGTGGTTATGAAATCATTGGTTTCTGCTTGCCTTGCGGGCTGACATCAATCCattattctaaaaaaaaaaaaaaaaaggaaaaaaataagcaGTCTGATCTCAGGCAGACAGATGTTAATTAGAGCTAAGCTTCTCAGCCCCTGCGGGTGGTCATGGACCATTTTGGGTGGCAGACACAGCTTCTGGGGAGAGTCTGCTCTCCTCCACTTGCCCCAGGGGCCTAAGGAGACCAGAAAGGAAATCTCCATTGACAGTCTAGATGCAAACATTACATACGTCAGTTCTCTAAAACAAGTTCAGACACCTTTCCCAAAGTGTCATCCTCGATCTACTCACAAGTCCCTGTTGCCCCAGGCCCTGCTTGCTGGGCAATgacggtggggtgggatggggctgCATAAATGAGCCAGGATCTTGTCCCACCAACACTCAGACCCTGAGCGAGCCAGGGAGCGCTTGAGtgctttcctccctggaggctgcgTGCTGCCTTGTCTCAGTAAGTTGGATGAATGGGCCAGTCTGTGTGGAACCGGATTGAGGCTTAGAGAGTGGACACCAGATGACTGAGTGGCTTCTTTGGGTGCCACAGGGAGAAATCAACAAGTCATGCTGTTTTTCCTTTGCAGTCCTAGCTGCGTGCTCTCCAGAGTCCAGGCACACGATGAAAGGCTCTGGCCCTGCCCTCTGTCTGCTCGCTGCCACGCTCGGTCTCTTGTGGACACCCTCTGTCGGCCAGAAGACACTCCGTCTGGGAAGCTGTGTGATCTCCTCCAACCTTCAGAAGATAAAAAGCACATTTTCTGAGATCCGGGACACGGTGGTATGTAAAGAAGTCCCGCCCCGCCTTCCTCTGTGACTGCCTTTCTCCgagtctctgtgtgtgtttctttccTGGCAGCtctgttggggagggaggggggggggggaagcacaaAAAAGACGGGGCACTCCTCACCAGAAGGATGCATTCCCAAGAGATAGCCATAGTTCAAAATTTAAACGTGTTTTGGAAAGGGACACTTCTCACGGGGCCTTGCCAGGAAGAGAGGGCCGTGTCCTTGATGGCTAGGACCCCGGCAGTCGTGCCTAACCTGtcctttcttgtcttcttttcttcTGTTTAGCAAGCTGAAGACAGAAACATTGACACCAGAATCTTGAGCAAATCCTTATCTTTGCAAGACACAGAGGTATGTACTTGCACCAGCTGAGctgtgggagggagagaggatggaGTGGGGGATCTCCATCACAACGGGCTTTGGTCCCTCCCAACACACTGGTCCTCTTGTCAGCCTTCAGATCAGTGCTGTCTCCTCCGTCGCGTCCTGAGACTCTACCTGGAAAGGGTATTCAAGAACTACCAGACCTCAGATCACCACACTCTCCGGAAGATCAGTAGTCTTGCCAACTCCTTTCTTACCATCTCGAAGGACCTCCGACTCTGTGTAAGGAAGGGTTTGGGATGAGAGTATCCATCCAAGCCCACAACTCTTGTAGCTTAAGAACCACACTCTCTTTCCTATGCTTGTTTAGTGGGtgaaacagcaacagcaacaacaacaactaagtcTCAAAGTTCTAATGATCTGAGCCAAACCATGTGACTAAGTAATCGGAATTCAGTTGTACTGACCTTTGCTGATAGGCTTTATGCAAAAGTACTTTGTAAGGACTGAAGAACTGGATGATTGCTAGTTATTTGATGTTGCTGGCCATTATCGATCCTTCCGTCATTCCCCTGATTCTGCAGGTGAGCTAGCCCACTGTGGGTCAGTGTGTCCTGTGTCAGCACACAGTTCATGGGAAAGTCAGGAGACGCCATCTCAGGACAGAATCTGATTAGGACTGAGGAATCCAAGTCTCTCTTCCTGTGGGGCTCAGGCTTGTTCTGGGGCAAGGTGCAgatgctgagggggtgggggttccgTGAGGGGAGTCAGTGTCAAACTCCTCCAGAGCTGCTTGTTTCTATAAGGAGGACATAGGAGCTCCATATTTTGCCTAGCAGCTGGACTTCTGTTCAAGCTGATGATTCGTTTGATGACTATAAGCAGCCGAAAGGGTTTTCTAAGGAGTGGAGTAGCCAAAGGGATGTGAGTGAAAGCATAGAATGACCACTTACTTCATGTCAAAGGAAGGGTAGAATATGAGCATCTTTAATAAGTCTGTCATTCTCTGGTTCCTTTTCAGCACGACCGTAAGACATGccattgtggggaggaagcagcgGAGAAGTACGGCCAGATCTTGAGTCACTTCGGAGAGGTAGCTGCAGTTTGGGCCTTGGCTGGGATGGGTATATTTTGAGAACTGAGTTCATTGAGGGGAAGGATGCTCACACTGGTAGACATTCTGCAGCCCTGAGGTTAATAGCCCTTTAAAGGCATCTGCTTTTAGCCAGGGGATACCCTTTCAGGCTCAAGTAGGGTGCTTCCCTGGATGGTGCCCTGGGAAATGGAAGGGAAGGGTCAGGCTTCCACTAATTCACTCCCGAGATTTCTGGGTCCTCCAGATGCACAAACTGAAGACAAGAGTTTTCCAGTAGTCACACACTGCCACATACCCCCCAAACACTCCCGAATTCATGCTTGTCTGTGCCATGTTGTTTCTCACCCCCATGCCTTTGCACATATGACAGGAAGGTCTGGCACTCAGCCCTCACTGACTAACCCttactcttcctgggaatcactGGCTGGAAGGTACTGGCTGCCTCCCTCAGAGTCAGGTGCCTTCTTTGCCCTCCCAAGACAATTCCACtagcctttctttctctctctctttctaatcattttactgggggcttgtacaactcttgtcacaatccacacatccatccactgggtcaagcatgtttgtacatttgcttccctcattattctcaaaacatttgcagctccttatttttcccctccttccctatcacccccttcctcatgaacccttgatcatttataaattattattttgtcatatcttacactgtccgatgtctcccttcacccacttttctgttgtctgtcccccaaggaggaggttatatgtaatctgttccccctttctccctcaccttccctctatctcccgttattgccactctcagtactggtcctgaagggatcatctgccctggattccctgtgtttccagtcctatctgcaccagtgcacatcctctggtcccgctgcatttgtaaggtagaattccacTAGCTTTTCTAAATGCTTGCTTCTGCCAGACTCCCTTGTTGGCTGTCAGTGCCTTATGGGTAGGGATTGTCCCATGCATCTCTGGATTCCTAGATCACCAGCAGACTGCTGGGTATAAGAAATATTTGAAGTATGCACAgtagataacacacacacacacacacacacacacacacacacacacaccactttatCTTCCATAAAGAAACAGTCTAATTATTTTGACCTCTGTGATTTCAGTGCCCAAGGTTGTCATAGCCATTCTACTGCCCCTGGGCCCCAGGTCCTCTATGTAAGACCAGGGTGATAAGCTCAaccatctttctttttaatgcaaAATCTTGAGGTTCTAGAGCTTATTTTTTAAGCTCTGTGGTATGTCAAAACCCAGAACACACTGGTCACAAGCTCCAACAGCGCTGCCAGTAAGAGGAGAGACTTAACCCCAAAGTGAAGATCTCTTTAGGAGTTACCAACCACATGGCTGTGTATATCTTCCAGCTCACTCCTCAGGCAGCTGTGGTGAAGAGCTTGGGGGAGCTAGACATTTTCCTGCAATGGCTGGAGGAAACCAGCTAAGAAGACAGTGATGCTACTGCTTCCAGGAAGCCCTGGAAGATTCCAGGCTTCAGGACTCATGGAGGCACAAACCCGGATCATCATCTTCTGTGACACAATGTCATGTACCTccgtgtgttttatttatttattacgtgCTTCCTTCTTGTGGTTGGCTTCATGTATTCCCAACCTTACTTTAGATGGTGATTTGAGCAATATTTTTGTACTATCTTTTCTACAGTTGGCTATATTTATTAGTTGGATatgatatttatttttgtttgctatttaacttatttatttttatatgtgaACAGTGAaacttatttattaatttttttaaaatgtacaatTATATTTATAACCTGGCTAGAGTAAACCAACTCTCTAAGTTCTAAAGAGAGGATAGGGTTTTGTgccattaaaaattttattattattaaattatcaAATTTTTATTACATATTTATTGAATTCCCAGTGTCTATGAGATATGTAAAACTGCATGGTCCATGGAAAAAGAAGCTTGTTAGAGCTTGCTGGAGCTGTTTTACAATCACCTGATAACGTCTACTCAACATCCTAAGCCTGTACTTGTGTATCTTCCAGCTATGGAATCTTGCATGGCCAAAAAGTATTTTGACAAATAAAGTTCTCCTTGAATAATATCTGCGTGGAGTTTGAAAGCGCTTCAGGAGCAGCGGTCATGGGtcagtggaggggggggggtgagttTGAATCCTATGTCATCCAGGGTCCTCTtgcttctctgaggaagaaatgCACACGCAGGAACCGGGGATTCATTTCCAATGCTCTCTTAACGTACGTCTCTGAAACCCTGACTGCCCCtagtaaaacgatttaaaaaaaggaaaaagtgatCAGGACAAGATTGTTAatgctgaaaacaaaaacaactttccTGCTTTAACTTTTTTTTTGCAAGAAGAAATCTTTGGATGATGTAATTGCATTTAAAGGTAGTAAATAGATTGTCATCTGCCCATTAGTGCTATTATTTTTCCCAATATAGGGTTATCATAATTTTTTCATATTagtacaaaataaaattttataattttaatctttttcttgtttttaaattctTGAATGAATTCTCAGCATTGTCATCTTCCATTTTATAAAAATGTCATTAGATAAAAGAACACTaggtaattgaagaaataaagaatataatatttaaaatcttCAAAACAAATCAGAATGAAAATACAGCATAGCGAAGTCTTTGGGAGACAGCAAAGCAATTCCTagagggcaatttatagcaaGAAATGCCCacatcaaaaataaaaaagaatccaAATTAACGCCTTAATTCACCACCTATAACAATTAGAACAAGAGTAGCAAGACAAACCCATAACCATGAGAAGAAAAATATAATATTAGagcacaaataaatgaaaaaaacaacagaaaaacaatagaaataaatcaagaagttgattctttgaaaggattgatAAACCATTAACAAATTTAACAAAAGAAGGGAAGGGAATGAAGCAAATACCAAAAATAAGAAATCAAATGGGAGACATTACAACaggaccccccccaaaaaagataatTATATAATATCAGTAAGTACTGTAAAGCAATTTAAAAACCTAGAAGAAGTAGATGAATATCTAGAAGCACACTACCT
Proteins encoded in this window:
- the IL20 gene encoding interleukin-20; this translates as MKGSGPALCLLAATLGLLWTPSVGQKTLRLGSCVISSNLQKIKSTFSEIRDTVQAEDRNIDTRILSKSLSLQDTEPSDQCCLLRRVLRLYLERVFKNYQTSDHHTLRKISSLANSFLTISKDLRLCHDRKTCHCGEEAAEKYGQILSHFGELTPQAAVVKSLGELDIFLQWLEETS